From the genome of Geobacter sp. SVR, one region includes:
- a CDS encoding ammonia-forming cytochrome c nitrite reductase subunit c552: MRMNRYYRWTLAALLAVAGAAGCAPKKVEQVETTQIADGEIDPKAWGKAFPVEYELWRKTGEPTPAGKSRYKRGYDEGKEQPDKLDEYPFLALLYNGWGFGVEYREPRGHQFMIKDQLEVDPGRVKAGGSCLTCKTPYAPILQGKMGQEYFSKPYKEVLDMIPKEHQTLGVACIDCHSNRDMALKISRGFTLGKGLEKLGMDETKLTQQDMRSLVCAQCHVTYSIPKDAGMKSTDVFFPWEGSQWGKITIENIIKKLRSTPQSKEWTQSVTGFKMAFIRHPEFELFSNNSVHWQAGVACSDCHMPYTKVGSKKASDHRIMSPLKNDLKACQQCHAETPEWLRNQVYAIQDRTTSTFIRAGYATATVAKLFELTHKEQAAGKVIDRTLYDQAKDHYEEAFYRVVFIGAENSTGFHNLTEALRVLGDAASHAGKAEAYLRQALAAAGVTVPMKVDLELAKYLNNRGVKKLMFKPEHEIKDPLAGK; encoded by the coding sequence GATGAACAGGTACTATCGCTGGACGTTGGCGGCCTTGCTGGCCGTGGCCGGAGCGGCCGGCTGCGCGCCGAAGAAGGTGGAGCAGGTCGAAACGACGCAGATTGCCGATGGTGAGATCGATCCCAAGGCATGGGGCAAGGCCTTTCCGGTGGAGTATGAGCTCTGGCGGAAAACCGGCGAACCGACGCCGGCCGGCAAGAGCAGGTATAAGCGGGGCTATGACGAGGGGAAGGAACAGCCGGACAAGCTGGATGAGTACCCGTTTCTGGCGCTCTTGTACAATGGCTGGGGTTTCGGCGTGGAATACCGGGAGCCGCGGGGGCACCAGTTCATGATAAAGGACCAGCTCGAAGTCGATCCGGGGCGGGTCAAGGCAGGAGGCTCCTGCCTTACCTGCAAAACTCCCTATGCCCCGATCCTCCAGGGCAAGATGGGCCAGGAATACTTCTCCAAGCCGTACAAGGAGGTCCTCGACATGATCCCCAAGGAACACCAGACCCTGGGGGTGGCCTGCATCGACTGCCACAGCAACCGCGACATGGCGCTCAAAATCTCCCGCGGTTTCACCTTGGGCAAGGGGCTGGAAAAACTGGGCATGGATGAGACCAAGCTTACCCAGCAGGATATGCGTTCCCTGGTCTGCGCCCAGTGCCACGTCACGTACAGCATTCCCAAGGATGCCGGGATGAAGTCCACCGATGTCTTCTTCCCTTGGGAAGGGAGCCAGTGGGGCAAAATCACCATCGAGAACATCATCAAAAAACTGCGCAGCACGCCGCAGAGCAAGGAGTGGACCCAGAGTGTGACCGGATTCAAGATGGCCTTCATCCGGCACCCGGAATTCGAACTGTTCTCCAACAATAGTGTCCACTGGCAGGCGGGCGTTGCCTGCTCCGACTGCCACATGCCCTACACCAAGGTGGGCAGCAAAAAGGCTTCGGACCACCGCATCATGAGCCCCCTGAAGAACGACCTCAAGGCATGCCAGCAGTGCCATGCCGAAACGCCCGAATGGCTGCGCAACCAGGTCTATGCAATCCAGGACAGGACCACGTCGACCTTTATCCGGGCCGGTTACGCCACCGCCACCGTGGCAAAGCTGTTTGAGCTGACCCACAAGGAACAGGCGGCCGGCAAGGTCATCGACAGAACACTCTATGACCAAGCCAAGGACCACTACGAGGAGGCCTTCTACCGGGTGGTGTTCATCGGCGCCGAAAACTCCACCGGCTTCCACAATCTCACCGAGGCCCTGCGGGTGCTCGGGGATGCCGCCAGCCATGCCGGCAAGGCCGAGGCTTACCTGCGTCAGGCTTTGGCAGCGGCAGGAGTGACGGTGCCGATGAAGGTGGATCTCGAGCTTGCCAAGTATCTCAACAACCGCGGTGTCAAGAAGCTCATGTTCAAACCGGAGCATGAGATCAAGGACCCGCTAGCCGGCAAGTAG
- a CDS encoding 4Fe-4S binding protein: MKRASRSNQFVVARLIVQWGFLAGVIVIGVRFGRFVRHFESSGAAPFVARSPGVEGFLPIGALASLKHWLVSGEINPVHPAALMIFLTIVVMSLLTKKSFCSWLCPVGTLSEGAWKLGIRLCGRNFRVWKWLDIPLRGLKYLMLIFFVKIILIDMAPPALAEFLAAPYWAVSDVKMLRFFSHPSPTSVAVLTLLGCFSLLYRNAWCRYLCPYGALLGIVSVLSPFTIRRDTAGCTGCRRCSVACPASLPVHSRTTIRSPECTGCLTCVSNCPESGVLRMDLPFRRPSAPAWLFPCLVVALFAAGIGCAMLSGHWESVLSYDDYRRLIPMVPYLSH; the protein is encoded by the coding sequence ATGAAGAGAGCGAGTCGTTCCAACCAGTTTGTCGTTGCGCGCCTGATCGTTCAATGGGGTTTTCTGGCCGGGGTGATCGTCATCGGCGTCCGTTTCGGCAGGTTTGTCCGCCACTTCGAAAGCAGCGGTGCTGCCCCGTTTGTTGCCCGGTCGCCGGGGGTGGAAGGGTTTCTTCCCATCGGTGCCCTGGCCAGCCTGAAGCACTGGCTGGTTTCCGGAGAGATCAACCCGGTCCACCCGGCCGCGCTGATGATTTTCCTGACGATTGTGGTCATGAGCCTGCTGACCAAGAAGTCGTTCTGCTCCTGGCTCTGCCCGGTGGGCACGCTTTCCGAGGGCGCCTGGAAACTGGGCATACGGCTCTGCGGCCGTAACTTTCGCGTGTGGAAGTGGCTCGATATCCCCTTGCGGGGGCTCAAGTATCTGATGCTGATCTTTTTCGTGAAGATCATCCTGATCGATATGGCGCCGCCCGCTTTGGCGGAGTTCCTGGCAGCTCCTTACTGGGCGGTCAGCGACGTCAAGATGCTGCGTTTCTTCAGCCACCCCTCGCCCACCAGCGTGGCCGTGCTCACCCTGCTGGGCTGCTTTTCCCTGCTCTACAGGAATGCCTGGTGCCGCTATCTCTGCCCCTACGGCGCCCTGCTGGGGATCGTGAGCGTGCTGAGCCCCTTCACGATCCGGCGCGACACTGCCGGTTGTACCGGCTGCCGCCGCTGTTCCGTCGCCTGCCCGGCAAGCCTTCCGGTCCACTCCCGCACAACCATCCGTTCCCCAGAGTGCACCGGTTGTCTCACCTGCGTGTCCAACTGTCCTGAAAGCGGCGTCCTGCGGATGGATCTGCCTTTCCGGCGGCCCTCGGCCCCGGCCTGGCTCTTTCCCTGTCTGGTGGTGGCCCTGTTTGCAGCCGGCATCGGCTGCGCAATGCTCTCCGGGCATTGGGAGAGCGTGCTGAGCTATGACGACTACCGGCGGCTAATCCCCATGGTCCCGTACCTGAGCCACTGA
- a CDS encoding HPP family protein, with translation MQEENRVRRRVRRLPGKMRGRLRGHHAPLSLKYALWGLISGTASILAILTVTHMAGHPLLIGSFGASAVLLFGAAESPLAQPRNLLGGHLVSALVAVAVVALGATGMLAISLAVGLSIFLMYLTRTVHPPGGATALIGVQGHAGLFFILIPVLAGVLILLATALLTNNIVHHRQYPRHWL, from the coding sequence ATGCAGGAGGAAAATCGAGTGCGCAGAAGGGTTAGACGTTTACCGGGAAAGATGAGGGGACGGCTCAGGGGACACCATGCTCCCCTGTCGCTCAAATACGCCCTGTGGGGTTTGATCAGCGGAACGGCATCGATCCTGGCCATTCTAACCGTAACGCACATGGCCGGCCATCCGCTCCTGATCGGTTCCTTCGGGGCATCGGCCGTGCTTCTGTTCGGCGCGGCGGAATCGCCGCTGGCGCAACCGCGCAACCTGCTGGGGGGACATCTGGTTTCCGCCCTGGTGGCCGTGGCCGTTGTCGCGCTGGGCGCCACCGGGATGCTGGCCATTTCCCTGGCAGTCGGCCTTTCCATCTTCCTGATGTACCTGACCCGCACCGTCCATCCCCCCGGCGGGGCAACCGCCCTGATCGGGGTACAGGGGCACGCCGGTCTCTTTTTCATTCTCATCCCGGTCCTGGCAGGAGTGCTGATTCTCCTGGCAACCGCGCTTCTGACCAATAATATCGTCCATCACCGGCAGTATCCCCGGCACTGGCTATGA
- a CDS encoding low affinity iron permease family protein: MRPTKSNSLFTRFAKWTARMAGRPISFNLAVALIAGWAITGPLFGFSDTWQLVINTGTTIVTFLMVFLIQNTQNRDSEAIQVKLDELIRANSDTHNALLDLEELEEEELDRIRLKYEKLAEKARAELRRGNSDKGKPEA; the protein is encoded by the coding sequence ATGAGGCCGACCAAATCGAATTCCCTGTTTACCAGATTTGCGAAATGGACCGCCAGGATGGCCGGCAGGCCGATCTCGTTCAACCTGGCTGTGGCACTGATCGCGGGATGGGCGATCACCGGACCCTTGTTCGGATTCAGCGATACCTGGCAACTGGTGATCAACACCGGCACCACCATCGTCACCTTTCTGATGGTATTCCTGATCCAGAACACCCAAAACCGAGATTCCGAAGCCATCCAGGTCAAGCTGGACGAACTGATCCGCGCCAACAGCGACACCCATAATGCGCTGCTCGATCTGGAGGAACTGGAAGAAGAGGAACTGGACCGCATACGCCTGAAGTACGAGAAACTTGCCGAAAAGGCACGGGCGGAGCTCAGGAGAGGCAACAGCGACAAGGGAAAGCCGGAAGCATGA
- a CDS encoding NRDE family protein gives MCLIVFANDCHSAYRLILGANRDEYRNRPAEAASFWSDAPHLLAGRDLQAGGTWLGMTTGGKLAAVTNYRDPRQQITHPRSRGGLVADYLLDRAMTPRDLTTTLSRDGDRYDGFNLLYGTCDELHYFTNRGGSSGPVRPGIHALSNHLLDTRWPKVAAARERLEHLLQRDTVDPEEMFSMLSDPTPFADAQLPDTGIGLERERLLSPLFINGTDYGTRCTTLLLVDRDGHAQFLERVFSPSGQAASTQRFSFRIRP, from the coding sequence ATGTGTCTGATAGTCTTTGCCAATGACTGCCATTCCGCCTACCGCCTGATCCTGGGCGCCAATCGGGACGAATACCGGAACCGGCCGGCCGAAGCCGCCTCGTTCTGGAGCGATGCTCCGCACCTGCTGGCAGGCCGCGACCTGCAGGCCGGCGGTACGTGGCTGGGAATGACGACCGGCGGAAAACTGGCGGCTGTCACCAACTACCGCGATCCCCGCCAGCAGATCACCCATCCCCGCTCCCGGGGGGGACTGGTGGCGGATTACCTGCTGGACCGTGCAATGACGCCCCGGGACCTGACCACGACCCTCAGCCGGGACGGCGACCGCTACGACGGCTTCAACCTGCTGTACGGCACCTGCGATGAGCTGCATTACTTCACCAACCGCGGCGGCTCGTCCGGTCCCGTCCGGCCGGGCATACACGCCCTCTCCAATCACCTGCTCGATACCCGCTGGCCCAAGGTGGCCGCAGCCAGGGAACGCCTGGAGCACTTGCTGCAGCGGGACACGGTGGATCCGGAGGAGATGTTTTCGATGCTCTCGGATCCCACCCCCTTTGCCGATGCGCAGTTACCCGATACCGGCATCGGACTGGAGCGGGAGCGCCTGCTGTCCCCCCTCTTCATCAACGGCACAGACTACGGAACCCGCTGCACGACGCTCCTGCTGGTCGACCGGGACGGTCACGCGCAGTTCCTGGAACGTGTCTTCTCCCCTTCCGGCCAGGCTGCGTCGACACAGCGTTTCAGCTTCCGGATCCGGCCATAG
- a CDS encoding HD-GYP domain-containing protein, protein MSDCFWRPISVDCVDPVCFPDVAVYLKRGGNYVLYKDKERGFTQDDLRRLETTFTEFLYVRSSDMEEINSYMEKNLADILASTNVSGAAKGRILYQTSVNHVINLFESPEMAANLERCRKLIRHMIEYVANEPHALEPLQSIAAHNFYIFAHSVQVAALNLLVHEKLFQISPDEMTDVGIGSLLHDFGMIFISDQILEKPDALSEVEYYKVKEHAQKGYEYLKQTGLFSDVALTIVRHHHERHDGNGYPTGIKGSVIPRSAQLSAICDVYSALTTDRPFRKASTSGEALRIMREEAKSGFFNYELFDKFEDLIVTLKGVSNQERDQLLASRPTSGRVEIILRSPDVRYLIPS, encoded by the coding sequence ATGAGCGACTGTTTCTGGCGGCCGATCAGCGTTGACTGTGTGGATCCGGTCTGTTTTCCCGACGTGGCTGTGTACCTCAAGCGGGGAGGCAACTATGTGCTCTACAAGGACAAGGAAAGGGGTTTCACCCAAGACGACCTGCGTCGCCTGGAGACCACCTTCACTGAATTTCTCTATGTCAGGAGCAGCGACATGGAGGAGATCAACAGCTACATGGAGAAAAACCTGGCCGACATACTCGCCAGCACGAATGTGAGCGGCGCTGCCAAGGGCAGGATTCTCTACCAGACCTCCGTCAACCATGTCATCAATCTCTTCGAATCCCCGGAAATGGCCGCCAATCTCGAGCGCTGCCGCAAACTGATCCGCCACATGATCGAATATGTGGCTAACGAGCCCCATGCGCTGGAGCCGCTGCAGTCCATCGCTGCCCACAACTTTTACATCTTCGCCCACAGCGTGCAGGTGGCTGCCCTGAACCTGCTTGTCCACGAAAAACTGTTCCAGATAAGTCCCGACGAAATGACCGACGTGGGAATCGGCTCGCTTCTGCACGACTTCGGCATGATTTTCATATCCGATCAGATCCTCGAAAAGCCCGATGCCCTGTCCGAAGTCGAGTACTACAAGGTAAAGGAGCACGCGCAGAAAGGCTACGAGTACCTGAAGCAGACCGGTCTCTTCAGCGACGTGGCCCTCACCATCGTCCGCCATCACCACGAACGCCATGACGGCAACGGCTACCCCACCGGAATAAAGGGAAGCGTCATTCCCCGCAGCGCCCAGCTTTCTGCCATCTGCGACGTTTACAGCGCCCTGACCACGGATCGGCCGTTCCGCAAAGCCTCCACGTCCGGCGAGGCGCTCAGGATAATGCGAGAAGAAGCCAAGTCAGGATTTTTCAACTACGAGCTTTTTGATAAATTCGAAGACCTCATCGTTACCTTGAAAGGCGTATCGAACCAGGAACGCGACCAGCTTCTGGCGTCAAGACCCACTTCCGGCCGCGTGGAAATCATTCTCAGAAGCCCGGATGTGCGCTACCTGATCCCCTCCTGA
- a CDS encoding aspartate:alanine exchanger family transporter produces MLKSPLLLVCLAIGCGALLGSVSIRKISLGVAGVLFAGILWGYVAPGVSPPDVLATFGLALFVYAIGLSSSDLLFDIWSHGGWRFLLIPPVAVGIAFAVLLLASRMLDMPSSTASGIFAGALTNTPSLAAATTVLGKRGAEATLAYATTYPLGVLIPILMLAWPFRHETPLSGDKLASAAIAVGTVREPGEAIDGLLERHSLTVRFGRCVREGEHFALSGYSVIKNGDIVTVVGLADDVRRAVEALGSEHRGDLRSDRSQLDYRRIFASSPAVCGKTLDEIGIFRNFEGIVTRIRRGDRDFIPTARTTILPGDRLRVVAPRERLSEITEYVGDSYQEASEFNILTFGLGLAMGIGLGTVDISLPMGLGMFEIGPVAGCLIVGLILGALGRTGPLTWHMPYGTSISLRQLGLVLFLACSGIKAGSQLHTAPVDLSTLLVGAGITTVACLATVAMGLAIAGTSWPFIGGILAGIQTQTAVLGFAVEHCGNERVEAGYAEAYTLSMLLKILLVQILLLVMKS; encoded by the coding sequence ATGCTCAAAAGCCCGTTGCTGCTCGTCTGCCTGGCCATCGGCTGCGGTGCCCTGCTCGGCAGCGTCTCGATCAGAAAGATATCGCTGGGGGTTGCCGGAGTGCTCTTTGCCGGCATCCTGTGGGGCTACGTCGCGCCGGGGGTCAGCCCGCCGGATGTGCTGGCCACCTTTGGCCTAGCCCTTTTCGTGTATGCCATCGGCCTCTCTTCCAGCGATTTACTGTTCGACATCTGGTCCCATGGCGGCTGGCGTTTCCTGCTGATACCGCCGGTTGCCGTGGGGATCGCCTTCGCTGTTCTCCTGCTGGCCTCGCGTATGCTCGATATGCCTTCCAGCACCGCATCGGGCATCTTTGCCGGGGCTCTGACCAACACCCCCTCCCTGGCCGCCGCTACCACCGTCCTCGGAAAACGGGGAGCCGAAGCGACCTTGGCGTATGCCACCACCTATCCGCTGGGGGTCCTGATCCCGATCCTGATGCTGGCATGGCCATTCAGACACGAAACGCCCCTTTCAGGAGACAAACTGGCAAGCGCAGCCATCGCGGTGGGCACTGTCCGGGAGCCGGGCGAGGCAATCGACGGCCTGCTGGAACGTCACTCGCTGACGGTGCGCTTCGGCCGCTGCGTTCGGGAAGGAGAACATTTCGCCCTGTCAGGCTATTCGGTCATCAAAAACGGAGACATCGTAACCGTGGTCGGATTGGCGGATGACGTGCGCCGGGCCGTCGAAGCGCTCGGCTCGGAGCATCGCGGCGACCTCCGGAGCGACAGGAGCCAGCTCGATTACCGGCGCATTTTCGCCTCCAGCCCGGCCGTATGCGGCAAAACCCTGGATGAGATCGGGATATTCCGCAACTTTGAAGGCATCGTAACGAGAATCAGACGCGGCGACCGCGATTTCATTCCGACGGCGAGAACCACCATCCTGCCGGGGGACCGCCTGCGGGTGGTGGCGCCGCGCGAGAGGCTTTCGGAGATCACGGAATATGTCGGGGACTCCTATCAGGAGGCGAGCGAATTCAACATCCTGACCTTCGGCCTCGGCCTTGCCATGGGCATCGGCCTGGGAACCGTGGACATCAGCCTTCCGATGGGGTTGGGGATGTTCGAGATCGGTCCGGTGGCAGGTTGCCTGATAGTGGGGCTGATCCTGGGGGCACTGGGCCGGACCGGTCCGCTGACCTGGCACATGCCGTACGGCACCTCGATTTCATTGCGCCAGTTGGGCCTGGTCCTCTTTCTGGCATGCTCCGGCATCAAGGCGGGCAGCCAGTTGCACACGGCACCCGTCGACCTCTCCACCCTGCTCGTGGGCGCCGGCATCACGACGGTGGCCTGCCTGGCAACGGTCGCCATGGGCCTGGCAATAGCCGGCACATCCTGGCCGTTCATCGGCGGCATTCTGGCGGGAATTCAGACGCAGACGGCGGTGCTCGGCTTTGCCGTTGAACACTGCGGCAACGAACGGGTCGAGGCAGGCTATGCCGAGGCATATACGCTCAGCATGCTGCTGAAGATACTGCTGGTCCAGATCCTGCTGCTGGTCATGAAATCCTGA
- a CDS encoding class I SAM-dependent methyltransferase, which yields MNTEQTMNGSSPHRQASASAPQTGETAPDFYDLLWSQSPLIPPHRFNTWPLISRLLSSAPQRLELGPGLRPRLPISGTHFVDASPVVIERLRAAGGIALCGDITGLPFREGTFQLVAAFDIIEHVRDDRRALHEISRLLMPGGTLVLSVPIHARLWTGFDGFAGHMRRYEPGELPELLVMHGLTIESSAAYGMQPANPRLLELGVWCLRHRRRAAMWWYNRILMPLGLFFQKRLDFRDGLIETDGVDEVVLVCRKC from the coding sequence ATGAATACGGAACAGACCATGAACGGATCTTCTCCCCACCGTCAGGCATCGGCATCTGCCCCGCAGACAGGGGAAACTGCCCCGGACTTCTATGATCTGCTGTGGTCGCAGTCCCCTCTGATTCCCCCCCATCGTTTCAATACCTGGCCGCTGATTTCCCGATTGCTGTCCTCTGCGCCGCAGCGGCTGGAGCTCGGCCCGGGCCTGCGCCCCCGCCTGCCGATCTCCGGCACCCATTTTGTGGACGCCAGCCCGGTGGTGATCGAACGGTTGCGTGCAGCAGGCGGCATCGCCCTCTGTGGCGACATAACCGGGCTGCCTTTTCGGGAGGGCACCTTTCAACTGGTTGCCGCCTTTGACATCATCGAACATGTGCGGGATGACCGGCGCGCTTTGCACGAAATAAGCCGCCTGCTCATGCCGGGGGGCACTCTGGTGTTATCGGTTCCGATCCATGCCCGGCTATGGACCGGATTTGACGGATTTGCCGGCCACATGCGCCGGTACGAACCCGGAGAGCTGCCAGAGCTGCTGGTGATGCACGGCCTGACGATCGAAAGCAGCGCCGCCTATGGCATGCAGCCGGCAAATCCGCGCCTGCTGGAGCTGGGTGTATGGTGCCTCAGACATCGCAGGCGGGCGGCCATGTGGTGGTACAACCGGATCCTGATGCCGCTGGGTCTGTTTTTCCAAAAGCGGCTGGACTTTCGTGACGGCCTGATCGAAACGGATGGTGTCGACGAAGTGGTGCTGGTATGCCGGAAATGCTGA
- a CDS encoding cytochrome b/b6 domain-containing protein, whose amino-acid sequence MTTRIYLQPLPVRIWHWLNALGIVTLCLTGAQIRFPEYVPLFGSYRGAIMLHNTAGICVALSFSIWFFYYKLASNTMEKIYIPTLTDLKLFPRQVIFYFFAYFFGVPNPHHATPDNKFNPLQKSAYLAIMFVLVPLVSLTGILLMNVAPLREMVVLAGGLKILVAAHFLLACSLCAFLFTHVYLATLGKTPLAYWKPMWTGWEDVEEHGQTAKH is encoded by the coding sequence ATGACAACCAGAATCTATCTCCAACCGCTCCCGGTCCGCATCTGGCATTGGCTGAACGCCCTCGGTATCGTCACCCTCTGTCTGACCGGCGCCCAGATCCGCTTTCCGGAGTATGTCCCGCTCTTCGGCAGCTACCGCGGCGCGATCATGCTGCACAACACGGCCGGCATCTGCGTGGCGCTGTCGTTCTCGATCTGGTTCTTCTACTACAAGCTGGCATCCAACACGATGGAAAAGATCTACATACCGACCCTGACGGATCTGAAGCTTTTCCCCCGCCAGGTGATCTTCTACTTTTTCGCCTACTTCTTCGGGGTGCCCAATCCGCACCACGCCACCCCGGACAACAAGTTCAACCCGCTGCAGAAGTCGGCCTACCTGGCGATCATGTTCGTGCTGGTGCCGCTGGTCAGCCTGACCGGTATCCTGCTGATGAACGTGGCACCGCTGCGCGAAATGGTGGTGCTGGCCGGCGGCCTGAAGATTCTGGTGGCGGCGCATTTCCTGCTGGCCTGCAGCCTGTGCGCCTTCCTGTTCACCCATGTCTATCTGGCCACTCTCGGCAAGACGCCGCTGGCATACTGGAAGCCGATGTGGACCGGCTGGGAAGATGTCGAGGAACATGGCCAGACCGCCAAGCATTGA
- a CDS encoding cytochrome c3 family protein codes for MNHGIRIQLQHACFTLVAGLFLGLLLSLPAAGAGFSYGEVGTKNDDCLKCHGDRSKVDKRTYVDQDRFSHTTHARFGCRSCHDGVSASHPDGRSVAHTTTCRDCHDTVAVEYGKSAHAGKAACGGCHNPHQAVRPEQVSGDDLNRQCANCHTKQKIITSHSRWLPQAGLHMESIACVACHSKAASFVVSIYIAKHRDKDEGEAIRTASYAELATKAGSGELQALIDRNHDNYISLDELRRFNLNPDNKELYLRGMIVPLNPTHTFQTFDDRWNCTFCHASGPEIMQTSYLTLPKPDGTYAAMSVERGAVLDALHTIPDFYLMGSARNTTLNKIGLAIIAGGLVMPVGHGFLRFLTRKNR; via the coding sequence GTGAATCACGGAATCCGCATCCAGCTACAGCATGCATGTTTCACCCTGGTGGCGGGCCTGTTCTTGGGACTGCTCCTCTCCCTGCCTGCAGCAGGCGCCGGCTTTTCCTACGGCGAAGTCGGCACCAAGAACGACGACTGCCTGAAGTGTCACGGCGACCGCTCCAAGGTCGATAAACGCACCTATGTCGATCAGGATCGCTTCAGCCACACCACCCATGCCCGTTTCGGCTGCCGATCGTGCCACGACGGAGTCAGCGCGAGCCACCCCGACGGCAGATCCGTGGCCCATACCACCACCTGCCGCGACTGCCACGATACGGTGGCTGTCGAATACGGAAAGAGCGCGCATGCCGGAAAGGCCGCCTGCGGCGGCTGCCACAATCCCCATCAGGCGGTCAGGCCCGAGCAGGTCTCGGGAGACGATTTGAACCGCCAGTGCGCCAACTGCCATACAAAACAGAAAATCATCACCAGCCATTCCCGCTGGCTGCCCCAGGCCGGGCTCCACATGGAATCGATCGCCTGTGTCGCCTGCCACAGCAAGGCCGCCAGTTTTGTGGTCTCCATCTACATCGCCAAGCACCGCGACAAAGATGAGGGTGAAGCGATCCGGACCGCCAGTTATGCGGAATTGGCCACCAAGGCGGGCAGCGGCGAACTGCAGGCCCTGATCGACCGCAACCACGACAATTACATTTCGCTGGACGAACTGCGCCGCTTCAACCTCAACCCTGACAACAAGGAACTGTACCTGCGCGGCATGATCGTCCCGCTCAACCCGACCCATACTTTCCAGACCTTTGACGACCGCTGGAACTGTACCTTCTGCCATGCCTCGGGCCCGGAGATCATGCAGACCAGTTACCTGACGCTGCCCAAGCCGGACGGGACCTATGCAGCCATGTCGGTTGAGCGGGGGGCGGTGCTGGATGCCCTGCACACCATCCCGGATTTCTATCTGATGGGCTCGGCACGGAATACGACGCTGAACAAGATCGGCCTGGCCATCATTGCCGGCGGCCTGGTGATGCCGGTGGGGCATGGTTTCCTGCGTTTTCTGACGAGAAAAAACAGATAA
- a CDS encoding response regulator: MKEQSLLVADKDTAFLREVAEHLADAGYQVETTESTAQVLCNIVKKQTPVLLLGSDFDRQVGLVELVKLLKKCNRHLAVVLVSDEASLPMVRRVRREGVFYHALRPVLQCGQE, translated from the coding sequence ATGAAAGAGCAGAGTTTACTGGTGGCAGACAAGGATACCGCTTTCCTGCGGGAGGTTGCCGAGCACCTGGCGGATGCCGGTTATCAGGTGGAAACCACCGAATCCACGGCCCAGGTGCTCTGCAACATCGTCAAGAAACAGACGCCGGTGCTGCTTCTGGGGAGCGATTTCGACCGGCAGGTGGGACTGGTGGAGCTGGTGAAGCTGCTGAAGAAGTGCAACCGCCACCTGGCAGTGGTGCTTGTGTCGGATGAAGCCTCGCTGCCGATGGTACGCCGTGTGCGCCGGGAAGGGGTTTTCTATCATGCACTTCGGCCGGTGCTCCAGTGTGGTCAGGAATAG